In Nothobranchius furzeri strain GRZ-AD chromosome 18, NfurGRZ-RIMD1, whole genome shotgun sequence, a single genomic region encodes these proteins:
- the hhipl1 gene encoding HHIP-like protein 1 has product MLRVNPPRLWPQGLVCVVSLLLTPAELHPQCLDFKPPFRPLRELDFCVMYREFGCCDYQKDQELMARYYRITGNFNERGYANCAGFVLELLCQECSPYAAHLFDAEDPSTPLRTIPGLCSDYCSRFWTKCHSILPLLSDDPRIKENRNIQTHLCKLLELDDADYCYPHLLTNPKLTQNLGRVQTGSDGCLQLCLEEVANGLRNPLAMVHANDGTHRFFVAEQVGLVWTYLPDRSKLEKPFLNITKAVLTSSWEGDERGFLGLVFHPKFRYNRKLYVYYSVEVGFDERIRISEFRVSTNDMNMVDHTSERVILEIDEPASNHNGGQLLFGDDGYLYIFTGDGGMAGDPFGKYGNAQNKSALLGKVLRIDVDNNERGPLYRIPPDNPFIHDYEARPEVYAYGVRNMWRCSVDRGDPRNKEGKGRIFCGDVGQNKFEEVDIIEKGQNYGWRAKEGFSCYDKKLCANSSLGDVLPIYAYPHKMGKSVTGGYVYRGCEYPNLNGMYIFGDFMSGLLMSLQEDKAGGRWQYNAVCMGMGLTCAFPGLINNYHHYIISFAEDEAGELYFMSTGVPSATSPSGVVYKVVDPSRRAPPGQCHYDPLPVRVKSRLIQFVPHESLIGLEQPTKNEPEPQPTKSYDWLLELLDNLGGVDPAPTTPAPIRTTTKSPRSSRRKDRRRKVNPATNDASELQNGAVRLVGDEHGRSDRGRVEIYIHGEWGTVCDDLWTTADAEVVCRQLGFQYALKASSNSEFGEGKELRILLDDVQCEGAESNLLACSHAGVGRHNCNHLEDAGVICGNSPPVVEV; this is encoded by the exons ATGTTGCGGGTGAATCCTCCGCGGCTCTGGCCGCAGGGACTCGTGTGCGTTGTGAGTTTGCTCCTGACACCTGCGGAGCTTCACCCGCAGTGTTTGGACTTCAAACCGCCCTTCAGACCCCTCCGGGAGCTGGACTTCTGCGTCATGTACCGGGAGTTCGGCTGCTGTGACTACCAGAAGGACCAGGAACTGATGGCTCGGTATTACCGGATCACCGGGAACTTTAATGAGCGCGGATACGCAAACTGTGCGGGATTTGTGCTGGAGCTGCTCTGCCAG GAATGTTCTCCATATGCCGCTCACCTGTTCGATGCTGAAGACCCGAGTACCCCGCTCAGAACCATCCCCGGTCTCTGCTCGGATTACTGCTCCCGGTTCTGGACCAAGTGCCACTCCATCCTCCCGCTCCTTTCTGATGATCCACGGAtaaaagaaaacagaaacatCCAGACTCACCTCTGTAAGCTCCTGGAGCTAGACGATGCCGATTACTGCTACCCCCACCTGCTCACCAACCCGAAGCTCACCCAGAACCTGGGTCGGGTCCAGACGGGTTCAGATGGCTGCCTGCAGCTGTGTCTGGAGGAGGTGGCCAACGGCCTGAGGAACCCACTCGCCATGGTGCACGCCAACGACGGTACTCATCGGTTCTTTGTGGCGGAGCAGGTGGGGCTGGTCTGGACCTACCTTCCGGATCGGTCCAAACTGGAGAAACCCTTTTTGAACATCACCAAGGCGGTGCTAACGTCATCCTGGGAGGGAGATGAGAGAGGCTTTCTGGGACTTGTCTTTCACCCTAAATTCAGGTACAACAGGAAGCTGTACGTGTACTACTCTGTGGAGGTCGGCTTCGACGAGAGGATCCGCATCAGTGAGTTCAGGGTGTCCACCAACGACATGAACATGGTGGACCACACCTCAGAGCG TGTTATTCTGGAGATCGATGAGCCAGCTTCCAACCACAACGGTGGCCAGCTGCTCTTCGGAGATGATGGCTACCTGTACATCTTCACAGGTGATGGAGGGATGGCAGGAGACCCGTTTGGGAAATATGGAAATGCCCAGAACAA GTCGGCTCTCCTGGGAAAAGTTCTCCGCATCGATGTGGATAATAACGAGAGAGGTCCGCTCTACAGGATCCCTCCAGATAACCCCTTCATACACGATTACGAAGCCCGGCCTGAGGTGTACGCTTACGGAGTCCGGAACATGTGGCGGTGCTCGGTGGACCGAGGTGACCCACGGAACAAAGAGGGCAAAGGTCGAATCTTCTGTGGAGACGTGGGCCAAAACAAGTTTGAGGAAGTGGACATCATTGAAAAAGGTCAAAACTACGGCTGGAGAGCCAAAGAGGGATTCTCCTGCTACGATAAGAAGCTGTGTGCCAACAGCTCGCTCG GCGACGTTCTGCCGATTTACGCTTATCCTCATAAGATGGGCAAGTCCGTGACGGGGGGGTACGTGTACCGCGGCTGTGAATACCCCAACCTCAACGGCATGTACATATTCGGAGACTTCATGAGTGG GCTCCTGATGAGTCTGCAGGAGGACAAAGCCGGAGGCCGGTGGCAGTATAACGCGGTCTGCATGGGGATGGGACTCACGTGTGCCTTCCCCGGACTCATCAACAACTACCATCACTACATCATCTCCTTCGCCGAGGACGAAGCTG GCGAGCTGTACTTCATGTCCACAGGAGTACCGAGCGCTACGTCGCCATCAGGCGTCGTTTATAAAGTGGTGGATCCGTCACG ACGGGCCCCTCCGGGACAATGCCATTATGATCCTCTTCCTGTCAGAGTAAAAAGTCGTCTCATACAGTTTGTTCCACACGAAT CTCTGATTGGTTTGGAGCAGCCAACCAAAAACGAGCCTGAACCACAACCCACCAAGAGCTACGACTGGCTCTTAGAGCTCCTTGATAATCTAGGAGGCGTGGATCCAGCCCCGACTACCCCAGCACCGATCCGAACTACCACCAAGTCACCCAGAAGTTCCCGTCGGAAGGACCGACGTCGGAAGGTAAATCCCGCAACAAACGATGCGTCTGAGCTTCAGAATGGAGCCGTGAGGCTGGTTGGTGACGAACATGGGCGCAGCGACCGCGGACGGGTGGAGATCTACATCCACGGGGAGTGGGGTACCGTGTGCGATGACTTATGGACAACTGCTGATGCCGAGGTGGTTTGCAGGCAGCTGGGATTCCAGTATGCCCTGAAGGCATCCAGTAACTCTGAGTTTGGTGAAGGGAAGGAGCTCCGGATTCTTCTGGACGATGTTCAGTGTGAAGGAGCAGAGTCCAACCTGCTGGCGTGTTCACATGCTGGTGTGGGGAGGCACAACTGTAACCACCTTGAAGATGCTGGAGTGATCTGTGGAAACTCACCCCCCGTTGTAGAAGTCTAA